A region of Natribaculum luteum DNA encodes the following proteins:
- a CDS encoding MarR family transcriptional regulator, which yields MADTDGEEIEDLPPSAKLVFKVLEYDGPLTQKQIVEESMLSARTVRYALERLEGIGIVDEDIYFADARQSLYRLTEPVTADGGVDDSQASEDACCAE from the coding sequence ATGGCCGACACTGACGGGGAGGAAATAGAGGACCTGCCGCCGAGTGCGAAACTGGTGTTCAAGGTACTCGAATACGACGGCCCGCTGACGCAGAAACAGATCGTCGAAGAGTCGATGTTGTCCGCCCGAACCGTACGATACGCACTCGAGCGGCTCGAAGGAATCGGTATCGTCGACGAGGACATCTACTTCGCCGACGCTCGACAGAGTCTCTACCGACTGACAGAACCGGTGACTGCAGACGGTGGCGTCGACGACTCGCAAGCGAGCGAAGACGCCTGCTGTGCCGAGTAA
- the glmS gene encoding methylaspartate mutase subunit S, translating into MATKVVLGVIGSDAHVVGITILEQALEASGFDVVNLGVQTSQEEFVEAATAHDADAVLVSSLYGHAKQDCEGFHERLAEADLDVVTYIGGNLAVGQDDFEETRQFFRELGFDRVFDSETDPEDAILALQKDLDMRSSEDERERERVSAGM; encoded by the coding sequence ATGGCCACGAAAGTCGTCCTCGGCGTGATCGGCTCCGACGCACACGTCGTCGGTATCACGATCCTGGAACAGGCACTGGAGGCGAGCGGTTTCGACGTCGTCAACCTGGGCGTACAGACCTCCCAGGAGGAGTTCGTCGAGGCGGCGACCGCCCACGACGCCGACGCCGTCCTCGTCTCCTCGCTGTACGGCCACGCCAAACAGGACTGTGAGGGCTTTCACGAACGCCTCGCCGAGGCCGACCTCGACGTGGTAACCTACATCGGCGGCAACCTCGCGGTCGGTCAGGACGACTTCGAGGAGACCCGTCAGTTCTTCCGCGAACTGGGATTCGATCGCGTCTTCGACTCCGAGACCGACCCCGAAGACGCTATCCTCGCGCTCCAGAAAGACCTCGACATGCGCTCGAGCGAAGACGAGCGCGAACGCGAGCGCGTCAGCGCCGGGATGTAG
- a CDS encoding PINc/VapC family ATPase: MNVVPDTSVVIDGRVSAAIEDGRFEDATVCVPEAVVAELEAQANDGLDSGWDGLSELQRLAELADDGEIDLEYVGERPSAIERGHASEGEIDALIRDLAEEYGATFVTSDIVQAEVAKAKGLEVDYISPEVRRVGTLQIEEYFDEETMSVHLKTDAVPMAKRGALGEMHYEEIADEPLDEETMDEYAREVVDGAREASGGFIELSEPGMKIVQFRDYRIAIARPPFADGIEITAVKPIAQTDIDDYEHADELKGRLLERQRGVLISGSPGAGKSTFAQSVARYLSTHDYAVKTMEKPRDLQVGPEITQYTALGGQMEKTADALLMVRPDYTIYDEVRKTDDFEVFADMRLAGVGMIGVVHATRPIDALQRLVGRVELGMIPQVVDTVVYIEAGEVSTVYDVKTEVKVPAGLTEEDLARPVILVTDFQTGEPAYEIYTFNRQVVTVPLIDEEGGPGRESGVDRIAKQEIEREIRSVARGYVDVELKSQDRAVVYVDEDDISSVIGKGGGRITDIENRLGIDIDVRTHDENPHYGTNANASASASADMGGPGGQREGQLVTPEITSRHIVIPVDGSHGETVEVQAGGDYLFTATVSRGGEIQVSRGSAIADELERAIDRKDPITVVSS, encoded by the coding sequence ATGAACGTCGTGCCGGACACGAGCGTGGTCATCGACGGCCGCGTCTCAGCGGCGATCGAAGACGGCCGATTCGAGGACGCGACCGTCTGCGTTCCAGAAGCCGTCGTCGCCGAACTCGAAGCACAGGCCAACGACGGCCTCGACAGCGGCTGGGACGGCCTCTCGGAACTCCAGCGCCTGGCCGAACTCGCAGACGACGGCGAGATCGACCTCGAGTACGTCGGCGAACGGCCCAGCGCGATCGAGCGCGGGCACGCCTCGGAGGGCGAAATCGACGCGCTCATCCGCGACCTCGCCGAGGAGTACGGGGCCACCTTCGTCACCAGCGACATCGTCCAGGCCGAAGTCGCGAAGGCGAAAGGTCTCGAGGTCGACTACATCTCCCCCGAGGTTCGCCGGGTCGGGACGCTCCAGATCGAGGAGTACTTCGACGAGGAGACGATGAGCGTCCACTTAAAGACCGACGCCGTCCCGATGGCAAAACGCGGCGCACTCGGCGAGATGCACTACGAGGAGATCGCCGACGAACCGCTCGACGAGGAGACGATGGACGAGTACGCCCGCGAGGTCGTCGACGGCGCACGCGAGGCAAGCGGCGGCTTCATCGAACTCTCCGAACCGGGCATGAAGATCGTCCAGTTCCGGGATTACCGGATCGCCATCGCCCGGCCGCCCTTCGCCGACGGCATCGAGATCACGGCCGTCAAGCCGATCGCCCAGACCGACATCGACGACTACGAACACGCCGACGAACTCAAGGGTCGGCTGTTAGAGCGCCAGCGTGGCGTTCTCATCTCGGGGTCGCCGGGGGCCGGGAAGTCGACGTTCGCCCAGTCGGTCGCCCGCTATCTCTCGACGCACGACTACGCGGTGAAGACGATGGAGAAACCCCGGGACCTGCAGGTCGGCCCCGAGATCACCCAGTACACCGCGCTGGGCGGCCAGATGGAGAAGACCGCCGACGCCCTGCTGATGGTTCGGCCAGACTACACCATCTACGACGAGGTCCGCAAGACCGACGACTTCGAGGTCTTCGCGGACATGCGACTGGCGGGCGTGGGTATGATCGGCGTCGTCCACGCCACCCGCCCCATCGACGCCCTCCAGCGCCTCGTCGGTCGCGTCGAACTCGGCATGATCCCACAGGTCGTCGACACCGTCGTCTACATCGAGGCCGGCGAGGTGTCGACGGTCTACGACGTCAAGACGGAGGTCAAAGTCCCCGCCGGACTCACCGAGGAGGACCTCGCCCGCCCCGTCATCCTCGTCACCGACTTCCAGACCGGCGAACCCGCCTACGAGATCTACACCTTCAACCGCCAGGTCGTCACCGTCCCGCTGATCGACGAGGAAGGCGGCCCGGGCCGCGAGTCCGGCGTCGACCGCATCGCCAAACAGGAGATCGAACGCGAGATCCGCTCGGTCGCCCGCGGCTACGTCGACGTCGAACTCAAAAGCCAGGACCGCGCCGTCGTCTACGTCGACGAAGACGACATCTCGAGCGTGATCGGCAAGGGCGGCGGCCGGATCACCGACATCGAGAACCGACTCGGAATCGACATCGACGTCCGAACGCACGACGAAAACCCCCACTACGGTACGAACGCGAACGCGAGTGCGAGTGCGAGTGCCGACATGGGTGGCCCCGGCGGCCAGCGCGAGGGACAACTCGTCACCCCCGAGATCACCTCGCGACACATCGTCATCCCCGTCGACGGCAGCCACGGCGAGACGGTTGAGGTGCAGGCCGGCGGCGACTACCTGTTTACCGCGACGGTCAGCCGCGGCGGCGAAATCCAGGTCTCGCGCGGAAGTGCGATCGCCGACGAACTCGAGCGGGCGATCGATCGGAAGGATCCGATCACCGTCGTCTCCTCCTGA
- a CDS encoding globin-coupled sensor protein produces the protein MDPERKFGRGGLNPFLDVDDLVDDIGLDEDEVDWRKEFIGFDAEDERRLSELEPMLRERRHQIAEDFYDNLTAHEQTREVIERSPKDVEQLKQTQQAYLVSLATGGYDLEYFKDRARIGKLHEMIDMPLKHYVGQYGVYYDLLLSEMNNRVQEQVTDAIEAWADRRDDLQSDERGGGVLDAIGFGGSSDEETDEQAELDDLLEEAIQEAVQDGVRDVLSLLRIINLDLQVAADTYVDAYNQRLERAIDRRDQLAHEVESDVKAPIEELYDASQAVANRAETISELTEQQADDVGRAATELSDVSAAVEEVASVADEVNRTSEQTEELAASGAESADEALSALEDIDDATDRVSSAATDLEERTDEIDAVVERIDDLAKRTKVLATNANIEASRSAGGSDTLGVIAEEVMSFSERARQDLEVIEEVVEEVRQGAVETVETMDETVELVDDGTDRVRATVDDLDAIHESAQATASGMEDVAAATDQQAESVEVIATTVEDVAEAADHVAGEAEAVAAASEEQTANVREVVRSVTRLTETESFEEEPPYKQVQQL, from the coding sequence ATGGATCCGGAACGCAAGTTCGGTCGCGGGGGATTGAACCCGTTTCTCGACGTCGACGACCTCGTCGACGACATCGGACTCGACGAGGACGAAGTCGACTGGCGAAAGGAGTTCATCGGGTTCGACGCCGAAGACGAGCGCCGGCTCTCGGAACTCGAGCCCATGCTCCGCGAACGCCGCCACCAGATCGCCGAGGACTTCTACGACAACCTGACTGCCCACGAGCAGACCCGAGAGGTCATCGAACGGTCGCCGAAAGACGTCGAGCAACTCAAACAGACCCAGCAGGCCTACCTCGTCTCGCTCGCCACCGGGGGCTACGATCTGGAGTACTTCAAAGACCGGGCGCGGATCGGCAAGCTCCACGAGATGATCGACATGCCCCTGAAACACTACGTGGGGCAGTACGGCGTCTACTACGATCTTCTTCTTTCGGAGATGAACAACCGCGTCCAAGAGCAGGTCACCGACGCGATCGAGGCGTGGGCCGACCGTCGCGACGACCTGCAATCGGACGAACGCGGTGGCGGCGTCCTCGACGCGATCGGCTTCGGCGGGAGCAGCGACGAAGAGACTGACGAACAGGCGGAACTCGACGACCTGCTCGAGGAGGCGATCCAGGAGGCAGTCCAGGACGGCGTCCGGGACGTGCTGTCGCTTTTGCGCATCATCAACCTCGACCTGCAGGTCGCCGCCGACACGTACGTCGACGCCTACAACCAGCGTCTCGAGCGCGCCATCGATCGGCGCGACCAGCTGGCCCACGAGGTCGAATCCGACGTCAAAGCGCCAATCGAGGAGCTGTACGACGCCAGCCAGGCGGTCGCGAACCGCGCGGAGACGATCAGCGAGTTGACCGAACAGCAGGCCGACGACGTCGGCCGGGCGGCGACGGAACTCTCGGACGTGAGCGCCGCGGTCGAGGAGGTCGCGTCCGTCGCCGACGAGGTCAATCGCACGAGCGAACAGACGGAAGAACTGGCCGCAAGCGGTGCCGAGTCCGCCGACGAAGCGCTGTCGGCGCTCGAGGACATCGACGACGCGACCGACCGCGTCAGTTCGGCCGCGACCGACCTCGAGGAGCGGACCGACGAGATCGACGCCGTCGTCGAGCGCATCGACGACCTCGCCAAACGGACGAAGGTACTCGCGACGAACGCGAACATCGAGGCGTCGCGTTCCGCCGGGGGCAGCGACACGCTCGGGGTCATCGCGGAGGAGGTCATGTCGTTCTCCGAACGGGCACGACAGGACCTGGAGGTGATCGAGGAGGTCGTCGAGGAGGTTCGACAGGGCGCCGTCGAGACGGTCGAGACGATGGACGAAACCGTCGAACTCGTCGACGACGGCACCGACCGCGTCCGGGCGACGGTCGACGACCTCGACGCGATTCACGAGTCCGCCCAGGCGACGGCAAGCGGGATGGAAGACGTCGCCGCGGCGACGGACCAGCAAGCCGAGAGCGTCGAGGTGATCGCGACGACGGTCGAGGACGTCGCAGAGGCGGCCGACCACGTCGCGGGCGAGGCGGAAGCCGTCGCCGCCGCGAGCGAAGAGCAGACGGCGAACGTCAGGGAGGTGGTTCGCTCGGTCACCCGCCTCACCGAGACGGAGTCGTTCGAGGAGGAGCCGCCGTACAAGCAGGTACAACAACTGTAG
- a CDS encoding M20 family metallopeptidase: MTVLELTRELVSIPSHDDETAVGDALESWLRRETDADVTRDAAGNVIARKGAGESLALVGHHDVVAPDGMQVADDGSYVLEKRDGRIYGRGAADMKGALAAAAVAFRDAEEPPTSSDRSGQLVFASFVGEEVGGVGARHAIDEGFVPAYAVVGEGSTNYSRPDVTDVVVAHKGRRGSTITATGTAAHASEPEAGENAIYRAADAVDAVRDLEAPAVEVAGERLEGSVVVTEIEGGSAMNVVPDGCTITVDERTVPGERAPLERVEAEGVEWTVDQDLPPMRCDDEAFAEFVLEAASATQAGEPQLVTKPHATDAGWLSAAGTECVIYGPSEPGEAHTSDESVSIDVLERCYRTYRTIAERWLQSRAGGRTL; encoded by the coding sequence ATGACGGTACTCGAGTTGACGCGCGAGCTCGTTTCGATCCCGAGTCACGACGACGAGACGGCCGTCGGCGACGCCCTCGAGTCGTGGCTCCGCCGCGAGACGGACGCCGACGTGACCCGCGACGCGGCCGGCAACGTGATCGCCCGGAAGGGCGCAGGCGAGAGCCTGGCGCTCGTTGGCCACCACGACGTGGTCGCGCCGGACGGGATGCAGGTCGCCGACGACGGGTCGTACGTCCTCGAGAAGCGTGATGGCCGGATCTACGGGCGTGGGGCGGCGGACATGAAAGGTGCACTGGCAGCCGCCGCCGTCGCGTTCCGGGACGCCGAGGAGCCGCCCACCTCGAGCGACCGATCCGGCCAGCTCGTCTTCGCGAGTTTCGTCGGCGAGGAGGTCGGCGGCGTCGGTGCCAGACACGCGATCGACGAGGGCTTCGTGCCCGCCTACGCCGTCGTCGGCGAGGGGTCGACGAACTACTCGAGACCGGACGTCACCGACGTCGTCGTCGCCCACAAGGGACGGCGGGGGAGCACGATCACCGCCACCGGGACCGCCGCCCACGCCAGCGAACCCGAGGCGGGCGAGAACGCCATCTACCGGGCGGCTGACGCCGTCGACGCCGTTCGCGATCTCGAGGCACCCGCGGTCGAGGTCGCAGGCGAGCGACTCGAGGGGAGCGTCGTCGTCACCGAGATCGAGGGCGGATCGGCGATGAACGTCGTCCCCGACGGCTGTACCATCACGGTCGACGAGCGGACCGTCCCAGGTGAGCGCGCGCCACTCGAGCGCGTCGAGGCCGAGGGCGTCGAGTGGACCGTCGACCAGGACCTGCCGCCGATGCGGTGTGACGACGAGGCGTTCGCCGAGTTCGTCCTCGAGGCGGCTTCCGCGACCCAGGCCGGCGAGCCACAACTGGTGACGAAACCGCACGCGACCGACGCCGGCTGGCTCTCGGCGGCCGGCACCGAGTGTGTGATCTACGGGCCGTCGGAGCCGGGCGAGGCCCACACGAGCGACGAGAGCGTCTCGATCGACGTCCTCGAGCGCTGTTACCGGACCTATCGAACGATCGCCGAGCGCTGGCTCCAGTCGCGAGCCGGCGGCCGTACTCTCTGA
- a CDS encoding carboxypeptidase M32 — protein sequence MATDQTSATESDTYEQLERRVERISNVGNAAGVLRWDQEVVMPDEGTPARAKQLSTLSSISHELLTADETGELLEDLEAADVDDERAAVVREVRRQYDRETSVPQELVEELSETTANAHPVWKQAREEDDFEAFAPTLEKLVELKREYAEYVDPDEDPYAVLFAEYEPYLDLETAERVLERLRDELVALIEAISESDADLETDAFAGEFDADTQEELCRDALDALGYDWDRGRLDTAPHPFSTGTQFDARVTTRFDESDLLGSITSTIHEFGHANYTLGLPDEHYGTPLGEARDLTVHESQSRLWENHVGRTKAFWEYFLPVARERFPALEDVTPEEAYEAANQVYDDNLIRVEADELTYHLHIVIRFEIERDLIAGDLAVEDVPEAWNDKYEEYLGVRPETDAEGCLQDIHWSHGSFGYFPTYSLGSVLAAQLYAAAEDELGEIDDDVREGEVDQLNAWLRENVHTHGKRYTTPDLVEEATGEEYTADYFLEYAKSKYGELYDLEEY from the coding sequence ATGGCGACCGATCAGACTTCGGCGACGGAGTCAGACACCTACGAACAGCTCGAACGACGGGTCGAACGCATCTCCAACGTCGGCAACGCCGCCGGCGTCCTGCGGTGGGACCAGGAGGTCGTGATGCCCGACGAGGGGACGCCCGCACGCGCGAAACAGCTCTCGACGCTCTCGTCGATCAGTCACGAACTGCTAACGGCCGACGAGACCGGCGAGTTGCTCGAGGACCTCGAGGCTGCCGACGTCGACGACGAACGGGCGGCCGTCGTCCGTGAGGTTCGCCGGCAGTACGACCGGGAGACGAGCGTCCCGCAGGAGCTCGTCGAGGAACTCTCGGAGACGACCGCGAACGCCCACCCCGTGTGGAAGCAGGCGCGGGAGGAAGACGACTTCGAGGCGTTCGCGCCGACGCTCGAGAAGCTGGTCGAACTCAAACGCGAGTACGCCGAGTACGTCGACCCCGACGAGGACCCCTACGCCGTGCTCTTCGCCGAGTACGAGCCGTACCTCGACCTCGAGACGGCAGAACGGGTCCTCGAGCGACTGCGCGACGAACTCGTGGCGCTGATCGAGGCGATCTCGGAGAGCGACGCCGACCTCGAGACCGACGCCTTCGCCGGCGAGTTCGACGCCGATACGCAGGAGGAACTCTGCCGTGACGCCCTCGACGCGCTGGGGTACGACTGGGACCGCGGCCGACTGGACACCGCCCCACACCCGTTCTCCACGGGAACGCAGTTCGACGCCCGCGTCACGACTCGATTCGACGAGTCGGATCTGCTGGGCTCGATCACCTCGACGATCCACGAGTTCGGCCACGCGAACTACACGCTCGGCCTGCCCGACGAACACTACGGGACGCCGCTGGGAGAGGCCCGCGACCTCACGGTCCACGAGTCACAGTCGCGTCTCTGGGAGAACCACGTCGGCCGCACGAAGGCGTTCTGGGAGTACTTCCTCCCCGTCGCCCGCGAGCGGTTCCCCGCCCTCGAGGACGTCACGCCCGAGGAGGCCTACGAGGCCGCAAATCAGGTCTACGACGACAACCTCATTCGCGTCGAGGCGGACGAACTGACCTACCACCTCCACATCGTGATCCGCTTCGAGATCGAACGCGACCTGATCGCGGGCGACCTCGCGGTCGAAGACGTTCCCGAGGCGTGGAACGACAAGTACGAGGAGTATCTGGGCGTGCGCCCCGAGACGGACGCCGAGGGCTGTCTGCAGGACATCCACTGGTCGCACGGAAGCTTCGGCTACTTCCCGACGTACTCGCTTGGCTCCGTCCTCGCCGCCCAGCTGTACGCCGCCGCCGAGGACGAACTCGGCGAGATCGACGACGACGTTCGCGAGGGCGAGGTCGACCAACTCAACGCCTGGCTCCGCGAGAACGTCCACACACACGGCAAACGGTACACGACGCCCGACCTGGTCGAGGAGGCCACCGGCGAGGAGTACACCGCCGACTACTTCCTCGAGTATGCGAAGTCGAAGTACGGCGAACTGTACGACCTCGAGGAGTACTGA
- the gvpH gene encoding gas vesicle protein GvpH has protein sequence MSGEDESERETEATDERQRGFRLTVGLWPLSNLLDSLIEVNVSSTSDEALGRTTADETVRNPRRERIENRRESTSGEYLIDTRLADDEFVVVADLPGASEDDLSAGIDPRTSELVITEDDVVIGRVGVPRWSSEATRVVFHNGVLEVRFRRTRS, from the coding sequence GTGAGTGGAGAAGACGAGAGCGAGCGAGAGACTGAAGCGACCGACGAGCGACAGCGTGGGTTCCGACTGACCGTGGGATTGTGGCCGCTGTCGAATCTGCTCGATAGTCTGATCGAGGTGAATGTGAGCAGTACGTCGGACGAGGCCCTCGGCCGGACGACCGCCGACGAGACGGTGCGAAACCCGCGACGCGAGCGCATCGAGAACCGTCGCGAGTCGACGTCCGGGGAGTACCTGATCGACACCCGACTCGCCGACGACGAGTTCGTCGTCGTCGCCGACCTTCCGGGTGCGAGCGAGGACGACCTGTCCGCCGGTATCGATCCGCGAACGAGCGAACTCGTGATCACCGAGGACGACGTCGTGATCGGCCGCGTCGGTGTTCCGCGGTGGTCGTCCGAGGCGACCAGGGTCGTGTTTCACAACGGCGTGCTCGAAGTTCGCTTCCGGCGCACCAGGTCCTGA
- a CDS encoding SDR family oxidoreductase, whose protein sequence is MASKSRLDGATTIVTGASSGIGAATCRALAAEGANVVLAARSEDRLEEFAAELESEHGVETLVVPTDVREAEQVDALVAETVDVFGGLDVLVNNAGLARGSDVEELSTDDYRTMQDTNVDGVFYATRAAIPHVRERGGHLIFVGSFAGQYPRPFNPVYAATKWWVRGFAKSVAAQVGEDDVGVTVVNPSEVRSEFGSYDGDPFAERFEEGEVTEPEEVAEAIAFAATRDHSSVSELDLYRRDKLSGF, encoded by the coding sequence ATGGCATCCAAGAGCCGACTCGACGGAGCGACGACGATCGTCACCGGTGCGAGTTCGGGTATCGGCGCGGCGACCTGCCGTGCGCTCGCTGCCGAAGGTGCGAACGTGGTCCTCGCAGCACGCAGCGAGGATCGACTCGAGGAGTTCGCGGCCGAACTCGAGTCCGAGCACGGCGTCGAGACGCTCGTCGTGCCGACCGACGTTCGCGAGGCGGAGCAAGTCGACGCCCTCGTCGCCGAGACGGTCGACGTCTTCGGCGGACTCGACGTGCTGGTGAACAACGCGGGGCTCGCTCGCGGGAGCGACGTCGAGGAACTCTCGACCGACGACTACCGGACGATGCAGGATACCAACGTCGACGGCGTCTTCTACGCGACGCGGGCGGCGATTCCCCACGTTCGCGAACGCGGGGGGCACCTGATCTTCGTCGGGAGCTTCGCGGGCCAGTATCCCCGGCCGTTTAATCCCGTCTACGCCGCCACGAAGTGGTGGGTCCGCGGGTTCGCAAAGAGCGTGGCGGCACAGGTCGGTGAGGACGACGTCGGCGTGACCGTGGTGAACCCCTCGGAGGTGCGCTCGGAGTTCGGCAGTTACGACGGCGATCCGTTCGCCGAGCGCTTCGAGGAGGGAGAGGTGACCGAACCCGAGGAGGTCGCCGAGGCGATCGCCTTCGCGGCGACGCGCGACCACTCTTCGGTCAGCGAACTCGACCTCTACCGTCGGGACAAGCTCAGCGGGTTCTGA
- a CDS encoding ABC transporter substrate-binding protein: MRIVTTLPSATEIVCALGFEPVGVSHECDYPPEVDSIPAVTRSRIDADASSGEIDRQVLEVADEGVYDVDVETLAELDPDLIVTQGMCDVCAVDEAVVERAVDEIDADPEVVTTDPHTVADVLGDVERIGRAAGRERCAKDVVSNLRTRIQAVRERTERVDDRPRTVIFDWTDPVMVAGHWIPELVAAAGGEYGMADPADRSTPREWADVLEYDPEVVIVAPCGFDLEQTAANLADLTDREGWADLTAVREGRAWAMDGHHYVNRPGPRIVDTLESLAPIVHPERFDAPEADVAVPLADLEGRVEV; this comes from the coding sequence ATGCGAATCGTCACGACCCTTCCGTCGGCCACCGAGATCGTCTGCGCGCTCGGATTCGAGCCGGTCGGCGTCTCCCACGAGTGTGACTACCCGCCCGAGGTCGACTCGATCCCCGCGGTCACGCGCTCGCGGATCGACGCCGACGCCTCGAGTGGCGAGATCGACCGGCAGGTGCTCGAGGTCGCCGACGAGGGGGTCTACGACGTCGACGTCGAGACCCTCGCGGAACTCGACCCGGACCTGATCGTCACCCAGGGGATGTGTGACGTCTGTGCGGTCGACGAGGCGGTCGTCGAGCGCGCGGTCGACGAAATCGACGCCGATCCCGAGGTCGTGACGACGGATCCGCACACGGTAGCGGACGTCCTGGGCGACGTCGAGCGGATCGGTAGGGCGGCGGGACGCGAACGCTGTGCGAAAGACGTCGTCTCGAACCTCAGAACGCGGATCCAGGCGGTTCGCGAGCGGACCGAACGCGTCGACGACCGGCCACGGACCGTGATCTTCGACTGGACGGATCCCGTGATGGTCGCCGGCCACTGGATTCCCGAACTCGTCGCGGCGGCCGGCGGCGAGTACGGCATGGCAGATCCCGCCGACCGGTCGACGCCCCGCGAGTGGGCGGACGTCCTCGAGTACGACCCCGAGGTGGTGATCGTCGCCCCCTGCGGGTTCGACCTCGAGCAGACCGCGGCGAACCTCGCGGACCTCACCGATCGCGAGGGGTGGGCCGACCTCACCGCGGTCCGTGAGGGGAGAGCGTGGGCGATGGACGGCCACCACTACGTGAACCGTCCCGGCCCCCGGATCGTCGACACTCTCGAGTCGCTCGCGCCGATCGTCCACCCCGAGCGCTTCGACGCACCGGAAGCGGACGTCGCCGTCCCGCTCGCGGACCTCGAGGGACGGGTAGAGGTGTGA
- a CDS encoding desampylase, giving the protein MIVLPESIREAIVEDAREGTPREICGVLGGAFGEQRSRVDSRYPATNAAETPRTRYLIDPEEQLEIFERLEDRGEEIVGFYHSHPNGPAGPSATDAEAAAWPDRSYLIVSLVPTLEVGSWRWRGDGAFDRERVAYR; this is encoded by the coding sequence GTGATCGTCCTTCCCGAGTCGATCCGCGAGGCGATCGTCGAGGACGCTCGCGAGGGGACGCCACGGGAGATCTGTGGCGTCCTCGGCGGCGCGTTCGGCGAGCAGCGAAGCCGCGTCGACTCGCGGTACCCGGCGACGAACGCGGCCGAAACCCCGCGGACGCGGTACCTGATCGACCCGGAAGAACAACTCGAGATCTTCGAGCGACTCGAGGATCGCGGCGAGGAGATCGTCGGTTTCTACCACTCCCACCCGAACGGTCCGGCAGGGCCCAGCGCGACCGACGCCGAGGCGGCGGCGTGGCCAGATCGATCGTACCTGATCGTCTCGCTGGTGCCGACGCTCGAGGTCGGTTCGTGGCGCTGGCGTGGGGACGGCGCGTTCGACCGGGAACGCGTCGCGTACCGCTGA
- a CDS encoding universal stress protein, whose product MERILVAMDGSSQSHHALEYALETFPGATIQVVHVPEVVEFPLDTGTDPYDLALERADDVFDEAQKIADEYGRSVETDTTNGHPAKAVIAYADDHDVDAIVVGSRGRTGATRLLLGSVAETIVRRANCPVTVVR is encoded by the coding sequence ATGGAACGCATACTCGTCGCCATGGACGGCTCGTCGCAATCGCACCACGCACTCGAGTACGCCCTCGAGACGTTCCCCGGCGCGACGATCCAGGTGGTCCACGTCCCCGAAGTGGTCGAGTTTCCACTCGACACTGGAACAGATCCGTACGACCTCGCCCTCGAGCGCGCCGACGACGTCTTCGACGAGGCACAGAAGATCGCAGACGAATACGGTCGCAGCGTCGAGACGGACACGACAAACGGCCACCCGGCGAAGGCCGTCATCGCGTACGCCGACGACCACGACGTCGACGCGATCGTCGTCGGAAGCCGGGGACGGACCGGCGCGACGCGACTGTTGCTCGGCAGCGTCGCCGAGACGATCGTCCGGCGAGCGAACTGTCCAGTGACGGTCGTCAGGTGA